A genomic stretch from Malus domestica chromosome 15, GDT2T_hap1 includes:
- the LOC139192579 gene encoding uncharacterized protein: MDVKEQDKLVKDVKDKAKTKTKRVKYLENNKVAAGVNKGRLVDDFLEEALTYLDSDQAAKAKEIIQGIRLYVSQCDEIKDKAAAVEEMIQGALAFIEQDSLDEAEEVIHGAMTYLDNDDDVKQLSKADHAKGVKYLEQDKAERGIEKALFVHEVLKALSYIDKKQVEQAKEIVQAVVMYVVPDDTMKDKATTSMDMMDGALTFLQQDQMDKAKEMIQGAMTYLKGDEYVKEADKLLRGMDVKEQDKLVKGVKEKAEAKAKSQIS; encoded by the coding sequence ATGGATGTCAAAGAGCAAGATAAGTTAGTCAAAGACGTGAAAGATAAGGCTAAAACGAAAACGAAAAGAGTGAAGTATCTGGAAAATAATAAAGTAGCAGCAGGAGTAAATAAGGGGCGCTTGGTTGATGACTTTCTGGAAGAAGCTTTGACGTATCTTGATTCAGATCAAGCAGCCAAAGCTAAAGAGATCATTCAAGGAATTCGACTGTATGTTTCTCAGTGTGACGAAATAAAAGATAAGGCAGCCGCAGTTGAGGAGATGATCCAAGGAGCTTTGGCATTTATTGAACAAGACAGTTTAGACGAAGCTGAAGAGGTGATCCATGGAGCAATGACATATCTTGACAACGATGATGACGTGAAACAATTATCGAAAGCGGATCATGCCAAAGGAGTAAAGTATCTTGAACAAGATAAAGCAGAAAGAGGTATAGAAAAAGCACTTTTTGTTCATGAGGTTTTGAAAGCTCTGAGTTATATTGACAAGAAACAAGTAGAGCAAGCTAAAGAGATTGTTCAAGCAGTCGTAATGTACGTTGTTCCAGATGACACAATGAAAGACAAAGCGACCACATCTATGGACATGATGGATGGAGCTTTGACGTTTCTTCAACAAGACCAaatggacaaagctaaagagaTGATCCAAGGTGCTATGACATATCTTAAAGGCGATGAATATGTCAAAGAAGCAGATAAGCTACTCAGAGGCATGGATGTCAAAGAACAAGATAAGCTAGTCAAAGGCGTGAAAGAGAAGGCAGAAGCGAAAGCGAAGAGTCAAATTTCTTGA